A window from Drosophila yakuba strain Tai18E2 chromosome 3L, Prin_Dyak_Tai18E2_2.1, whole genome shotgun sequence encodes these proteins:
- the LOC122319579 gene encoding putative odorant receptor 65c yields MQMGVNLFLVSLSVLEVMEARKEPKVVVQFAILMLLALGHLSMWSFFGDLLSQKSLKISEAAYEAYDPTKGSKDIYRDLCLIIRRGQEPLIMRASPFPPFNFINYSAVRF; encoded by the coding sequence ATGCAAATGGGGGTTAACTTATTCCTAGTATCACTATCGGTTTTAGAGGTCATGGAAGCGCGAAAGGAGCCCAAGGTGGTCGTCCAGTTTGCAATCCTAATGCTGCTCGCCTTAGGGCATCTGTCCATGTGGTCGTTTTTTGGAGACCTGTTGTCCCAGAAGTCATTAAAAATATCGGAAGCCGCTTATGAGGCTTATGACCCCACCAAAGGATCCAAGGATATTTATAGAGACCTCTGCTTAATTATTAGGCGTGGCCAGGAGCCTCTGATCATGAGAGCCAGCCCCTTTCCGCCCTTCAATTTTATAAACTACAGCGCTGTAAGGTTCTAA